The DNA window TCAACGGTGGATTTGAGCGGACCGGGATTCTGTTTGGCGTTGTCGTACAGATTTGACACCACCACGACGGCGTGCACCGCCAAAATCTTCAGAAATTCAAGGTGTTTCAATTCCGCATCACTTCTGTCGACCTCAACATCAACCTGGCAACAAAAGAACCGAAAAAATGTAAATTCGTAAACAATTTGAAGTAAATAAAAAACTAAacagaaaaaaaataacaattacCTGAGACGAAGCCATATAAATCGCAAAACTCGAATCGAGAATTTCTACAAGAGAGAACAATAACGTATGCTTAGGGAAATGGAAACTTCTCATACAAAGTCGGCGAAGAAGTGTGAAGTGAGGCGTACGAAGTAATTTACATAAAGATATGATGAATGGTTAAAATAATGCCACGTGTCTTAGGATCTGAAGGACTCTTAATCGAGTAGAGGAAGAATATTCTAGAGGAGGCTGCAGCTGATTTGACCTCTGTTTTATGCATGAATCGGTGGATGATTGTTATTTATTCTGAAAACCCCAAACCAACTCTCATACCAAAAGatttttttctccatttttatcataaaataaattaaataaaaacaccTCATTAAAAGATtagaaaattaatattaaatattaaaaatgtatTATATATTTGAACCAGAGACCCCGAACGAAAAGGACAGAAAGTGATTGTCGGTGTCACGGGGTTGTACGGATAATGAAcggctcctgacaggcttctaaGCGAAGgtaacatgaatgaaccgaactaacacactgagggaaagggattccaaaactgttcaggtatgagactATGCAGTCGAGGAGTACTTAAAAGATTTAATATGTACTACTCATTTTTTTTTGGAAgctaatcaaataaaatatctaaaattaAGAATGCTTGACTtgagataattttgaatttgaaacgGATGAAAAAAACAAATCAGACAGAGAGAGAGTAGAAACATATTATAAATAGAAAAAACAAAGTATCTACTAATATAgatattataaaattataacCAACAATctggatttatttttttaaaaaaaaacccttaaatttggaatgagattattgatttgatttgtacgAAAAACAAATCGAACAATTTGTTTGGCGCTGCCCAATTCATGCAACTGGTGTGATTTTATGGACTCGTCGTTCACTCATCAAGCACTTTAGATAATTTGTTGCTTGTACAACACTACTTCCATATTCAAATGCTTTGGTGGACATGGTGTCATTTTAAGATGTTCAATTACTGATGTTTTCAAGTAACATAGAAAGTgggtttataattttttattagtaGAACAATATGAGATTGATTTTGAGATAAACTTGGGCTAAAGTGCTGCCTCAAGACTTGGAGAGCTAAACTCTGAATAATCGTATATGCTGAATTGGGTTAAAAATTTAGTAGTGCTTCGGTGTAGTTTCTAAAAAATTGGTTTAGACTTGAACCCTGGGGGGGGATTAAAAAACTCAATCCAATCCGGTAAAGTCATCTCAAATGCAAAAAATGTAATGAAAAACGGAGGAAAAAAGTAGAAGAATTCGCTACGCTCGAATATTTGTGAACTCTCGCATTTTCTTACTATTTTTCTTTATTGCTTTACAATTTACATCATCATTATGTGAACACACGATAACACTATTTTTCTTTGTTGCTTTACACCATCAATATTTAGTCGATATTTGACTCCACGTGATTGTATGAACAGATGATAACTAAAAGATAATCTGGGAAAATCAATTAAATTCCTAAAATAATTTACTCGCTCCGTCTTTATACTAATATTATCGTCTGATCTTTCATCCTAAAAATCGAAATGATAcgaacataaaaataataagttATAGCCACTAGATATTAATTCAGAAGAAACTCGTAAAGTATTCGAACACGGATTGCTGAATCAACTATTGGTTATTCGAAATAAACTTGAAAATGATCAAACAATTTTTTTGAGCCAAATTCGACTATAACCCTAGTTATACCCCTGGTTATACCTCACATTTGGGTCAAATTCAGTAGAGTTAACCAACACAACAAACATACTCAACCAGAATAAGCACTGAAATCACAACAgcaaaaaattaaattgatgATCAACTGAAAAGAACAcaaacctgatttttttttaaaaaaaaagacacACAAAACCAGGAGTAAATATAGTTATTCTGCTCAATTTGAAAAACGTTGGGGTTTTAATAACTTAATTACTAGCCCGGACAATTGTTAGAATCCCAAGACTAAGCTAATCTCGATCTACCTACACAGTCAGATAGAAAACAAGCCAATAATCCGGAAATCGCGATTCTCAAATTGCCTGAGATCAAACTATGTCATGGGTGAAATACCAGGTAGCTTTCGACCTTCACTTCCGACACCAATTGTGGTATTCAAACTGATTCAGAGAATGGTTTATAAGAATTCATGGTCGTCCAAGAATTTTGACGAGAAAATGGGGGATCATCTTTCAAATGGGTCGCCTATGTTATAATCTGAAGGGCAAACTGCTGCTGCTATTTTCTCTTGGAGATTATATTTCTTAGCGATCAGGGGCCTTACATCTTCAACTCCGATTAAACTTTCCAAAAAGGGCAGGAGCAATAGCAATTCAGTGTCAGATCGGTCATCAAACCAGCTTTCGATCGGTATTCCATTATCCACTTGGAAACCAAAAGCCTGAATGGAAACAAAAAACAATGTCCAATTTGATAAACCTAAAAGTTTGGTTAGCATCGCTGTGAAAGTGCTGAATATAATATTCTTTTCTAGAAAAGCAGGATCAAAAAGTTTTCATCATGCCACTGAGAAAATTGTGGAACATAAGCATCGGAACTCGTTGAAAGGTTGCATCATATAATCTCCATCTATTtacaaattatataaaattcagCTAGAAgatgaaaaatgaaatggctttTATCATAAGCTAGCACTGATTCAGAAAGCTTCCGAAGTAAAATGAACAGTGATATTACCTGAGGAGAATTGTCAATTATAATGACTTGTGCCAAGTCACGGCCAAGAACAGATAGATCTTTGAGGTAATTCCCATCAACAAAAACACAAGAGTCACGATATACACGATGTCGAAAGATTTTCCTCTTTGGGTCCAGGACATTTAGAAGTTGCTCGGCATAAATACTTTGACTGGCAGTAAAGATGACGATCTCAAAAAGTCTGGATACTCTCTCCAGAAATTCCCTTAGATGAGGACGGCATCGCACATATACTGTGTGCTCCTTTAAGTTGAAATTAACGGAGAACGTGAAATCAGCATCATCACATGGCTCAAGCGTAGAATGCACCAATGTCTCTGCCAAGCATAAATCTTCATTTGAGAACATGTCACTATACTAGCAAAAAAGTGACGCAATTGATCTAGCAGGCATATGAGAAGAAATTTGGGAAGGGAAAATGTAGTCGTATATTCAGCATCGCTTCACAGATTGAAGGAGATGAAAAACAGAGACACAAACGAATTACTGCTTGCTCACAAGAAAGTGTTCACCAATTCAACTTGTAGCATTTGGTGGATGCTATAAAGCTCAAACAAAGAAAACTACTAAAAGATGGCAGATACTAATAATGATTTAGAAAGCACTTGCAGAGTTGCCAAGTATTTAAGCAGTAACTTGATGCGTGTGATTTTGCTAATAACCATAGCGTTAAATGATTCAGACAatgtaattttttattcaaaactgCATAAAAATCAGTAAGATCCCCCGTCAAAAGAACTTCTCCAACCCAGAGTTAAACGAACTGAATCGAATTGGATATGACAAAAAATTGAACACTCGAATTCGGCTCGTATTAGTTCTAATTGAGCTCGATTCGAAGTTCGAAAATTTTGGCAACAATTCGGATCGAATTAACTCAAAAGATTCGAACAGGTTTGCGAACTATTGTTCCAAAATAAGTACCGGAAAGgctcaaaatttatttatttaatatataactatattatatcaataaaatattaaggCTCGAATGCGGCTCGCGAACtatcgaacaaaataatttggactTGAGTTTGGCTccaaaaaaaaacatgtttgaATTCGGCTCGAATTTGATAAATACGCGTACGAATCAAATATTTTCGAATCAGCTTGCTCTATTCGTTTACACCCCTAACCTAGAGTGAGATAATTGGTTGAGATCTTGCAGAAAAGCCCTCACATACATGAAAGACAAAAGGCTAAAAGAGAGAAATTATGTAAACGTTTTACCATCCAAGTCCAGAACAAGAGAGGTTGATGGACAGCTTCTTGTCTGTTTAGGCAGTAGCATATGCCTAAACATTGGGACCACCGAAGACAAGTCTGGTAGATTCTTGATGAAAAAGTATGGGTCAAAATCATCATATTCTTCACCATCCTCATTATCCCGTGAGACAACGACCGACATGTGATCTTGATTATTCTCATCTACACATTCTAGGTTGGAATTTTTCATGGAAAGATATATAGCCGAAACTTCAGGTGACAGACCGGCACCGCCTAAATTTACAATGATAGTATGATACAGCAGACAAACTTGTGAAAAAATGTTGGGGATGAGAATATAGGTTTCTATTCTAGTACTACATACCAGGGCAATCTATCTGTGTGTTCTTATTCCCACACTCCTCGATATTTTGGCTCCCATGCTGAAAAAACGAGCAGAAGTCTGCTAGAAAGATTAGGGTAATTGAATCCATATACTAAGATAGAGTACACCAGATAAAAATAGGCCCataatgatttaaaaaatgCATAGAGAATAAAAGGAAATCAGTTATTATCTGAAACTACCTCCTCTTGAAATTTCTGCTCCAATACTTCTTGCAACATGAAAGGATGGAGAAAATATAGTGTCCATGACACAATTAGTAGCCTCATTGTCAAAGCCCTAAAAAATGACAAGAATCAAATTTCATATCATCTAATATGCTTCTTGTTTCTTAACACTGTAATTTGACACGTTGAATTTCTCGATAATTACTGTACAATCTAACAAATACCAACGGAAGGTAATGATATGTATGAAGCACTGCAGATGAAGCATAATACATGTCAAGATATGTTGCATATGCAAAGCATGTGATTACCTGATTAGCTATACAAGAACTGTCAAATCCAGCCCCAGCATCATAGCTCAAACAGACATCTGAATCATCAAACTCCACCACTCTGAATTTGGTATCCAAATTTGTTCCACCGACTGGCTCCTCAGCAGCTTTAGAAAGTGTACCAACTTAAAAATTGCAACAGAAACCACGTCAGCAAGTTCAAACCATTCCAGTCGCACCAAAAAGGAGATCTTTCTAGAAGTGATGACTAATTGGTAAATGATGTGTCATTAAGAGAAATCTAGAAGATGGCATCATTGATAGTAAAGGTGAAGTTAATGCAAAGAGATTTATCCAATGGAAGAAAAGACTGTTACAAGGCTATAGCTGGATAAGCAATTCAAATACTCACCAACTTTTTTCTTCCTAGCAGAAGACGTGATTAGCTCAGTAACTTTCTTTGCTTGAACTTGAACATTTCCCACCAGTTTTTTTTGTAGTCTTGAAACCCTAGGACTGGGTAGGTCTTGAGAATTTCTTCCAGCTACTTTTTTCCTGGTCTGCATCTCGCATAGAGGAATTCAAACCAGACTCCCAGCTTCAAGATAAAAGCGATGAATTTAAATGAACCAATCAACCTAGATATCAAGTCACCAAATCTTAGTTCAACTCTTCAGGAGTGAATTACTCAAGTCTTATAACCAAATCTGGAAAGGAAAGGAGCCATCAATATCCATAAAGCAATACTGATTAGtaaaaaaattcattctacTGAGCAGAACCTGAAAATGTAGGCAAAAACAAAACATGGCAATTATTCATAGCTCGACTGAGTGTGGCCAAAAGATACGAGTGCAAAACACATCCATGGTTGGCAAACCAGTAATAGGCAATTCTATAAGGAAGCACGAAACACGAAAATGCTCAATTGAATTAATCCATAGCAATAAAAGCATAAATTATAGATAATTGGATCGAGAAACACGCAATGATATAAAAACGCTAGAACTTCACAACAGAATCTATTCACCCAGCAATTGATCATACTAATCATTAGAccaacaaacaaacaaaaactgCACAAACAATAAAATATGAGCGGATTCTCCAGCAAAATGCATCGAATCCTAAACTCAAAATTCTCCAAAACCCTAAGAACAACACATAAACCAGCATAGCAACGTGTCAATAGCATATTTGAGCTTAATTCAATGCCAATTAACTCAGAAGAAACAAATAACAGCTCGTACCTGGAACTGAAAGTTGAAAATATCAACAAAATCGCAGCTCCTTCGAAGCAGCACAGCAAGATAATGAGGTGGAAGTCGAAGATTGAAGAAGTACCAGGGTTTAATTCAAAATATCGGAAGAGTActgatttttttcctttttccctCCGAAGATTGggaaatgaaaaaaatgagagGGAAAATGAAAAGGGATGGAAATTCCTTTTGAAGAAAACTGAGATAAAATTACAAATACTGTGTATTGTTTTCAGTGAGAAATATACATCTATGTTCCCTTTGGCTAAATTCACGATTTATGTCTTTGAATTCATGGAtagacaaataaaaataaattaaaataatcgcGCGTGTATTTCACATGCGCTTCCAATTTAATAGCGACGTCAGCAATAAGTAGGTTTTGGATTGGTTTGAAGTTCCATACATATCATTCCCTTTATACAACCATATTAAATTAAGAGTAGGTATATTGTGAGATaatttcacgaatttttatctgtgaaatAGGTCAATCTTaataatattcacaataaaaagtaatatttttagcataaaaagtaatattttttcatggatgactcaaataagagatctgtctcacaaaatatggtacgtgagaccgtctcacacaagtttttgccttaaattaaatataagatACGTCactcatatttattttttttaaaaaaattgacaaCTTGGGTTCTCTTATTTAATGTTGTTTGTGTGTACGGACATGTTGTTTCATCATGTGAGTATGTTTTGGGATTAAAATGTTTGAAGTTTTCATCAAAAGAAACCTTTGGAGTTAAAAAATAGCAGAAAATCcatttaaaagttaaaactcACACATGTTCGTGAAAACAAGACTAGAAGTGCATCCTGCCATTTTCCAGGCAGCACTTGGGACATTGGGGCGATTCCCTTTTGGATGCTCTAATGCCTCACTTGCTGCCCAGTTCCAAATCAGCTTTTGTAGCTCTTTTGCGTTGTTTTCTTTTACAagtttttcttgatttttcgttatttaatttcaatttaTTAATTACAACAATTCCGATATAAACTTATTGATGTTGTCGGTCGCTAACATTATTTATACTAGTTCTTCTGTACACGCGATGCATGTGTGTACAGACTTTTTTACATTATCGATGaattaaagtgaaatttgacaaattatggagtgactaaattgatatttgaattgtttaaataaaaaataaataaaaataaaagtgtgggttgaaatttaaaaaaaacaaacaacaaaagtgtaatattagtatagGGTAAAGTTGGAAGAAAAAAATGATGTCCTCTACATGGTTACTGTCATGTCATCATCCTTAATCAAAATAGAATAGATGAGTTCCAAATATATTCAATGTCATAATCGAATTcctaaattatatttaataagATTACCGATGAATCGAGTATGATAAAAAACTAATTAAATTACTTATCATGTCTTTGTCAATCGATTGAATCTTCTTTTTGACAATAAAACATTTGAAGTTCTTATTCGAACTCGAAATTACATGGAATGTAAACTAGCTCAACGAGAGACTCGGATTCGGAAAAAACACGAGCCTAAAATTGAGTTTTAAAGAGTGGAAAGAGATGACAATCTTAAACTATTAAGATTATGATTTAGTGTTCTTGACAAATTTATAAGATGACAATCTTAAACTATTACGATTATGATTTAGTGTTCTTGACAAATTTATAACAAATTAAGATTCTTCCGGCAAATAAATCTCTGCCCAAAATTAGATTCTGAATAATTTTGTTGCTTATAACATGTTTAATAGGAGCATTGGGACATTGGGAAATTAATCTTATACTAATTTAATCTGAAAATATTAAGCTCCAATTGTGTAGTGACAAGTGGAACCGtagcaatatatatttattacaaGCCCCGGCAGTACCAGACAGAGAGACGTACCCCAAGGACCAGCCTTGTCCCCGATAATGTGATTTGAATTTAGGGGTATCCGATGTTAATACATGGCGGGGCGCCTGAGTTTTCTGGTTTtgggaaattttttattttaattgaaatgTCAATATTTTTTGgagtaaaattaataaaattttcaaaatctttataaatattgataaaaaaaaaatcactaaATTATTCGAATCAACTTGTCAATTGTGAATGATTCAAAATGGATTTGTTGCGCCTGATGCTCGAACATTGGATCGAGGCATTCAGCGGCGAGCGAAATTGGAGCAGCCTAAACCGTGAAAACGGGGTTGTGGGAGAGCAATACAAGCGTCGTGCTACTAGGCGAAGAATGCTGCACCCTAGATGGCGAAAGTCCAGTAGCCGAAAGTATCACTAGCTTATGCTCTGACCCGAGTAGCATGGGACACGTGGAATTCTGTGTGAATCAGCGAGGACCACCTTGCAAGGCTAAATACTCATGGGTGATCGTTAGCAAAGTAGTACCGTGAGGGAATGGTGAAAAGAACCCCCATCGGGAAGTGAAATAGAACATGAAACCATAAGCTCCCAAGCAGTGGGAGGAGTCAGGGCTCTGACCGCGTGCCTGTTGAAGAATGAGTCGATGACTCATAGACAGTGGCTTGGTTAAGGGAACCCACTGGAGCCGTAGCGaatattatcatatttttttaataaatgtttaaaaaattaGTATCTCTACATGCTTCTGACGTGCAAGTTAGTATTGTGAGTATTTGGAAAATGAGTATGTTTTTTGTAATACGGTCTCACGAAACATtatcgtgagacggtctcaatcatattgatattcacaataaaaaataatatttttaacttaaaaagtaataatttttcatggatgacccaaataagagatctgtcacacaaaatacgactcgtgagaccgtctcacataagtttttgtcttgAAAAATACATGGAAGAATGGTTGATAACAAATTTAATAGATGATTCGTTAAATTTTCCAATATAAATTGAGCATtaggaaattttttatttatgatattACAATAGATACTACTTTTGATTATTCTAAGAGATATTGTATGCTTATTtttatctgttttttttttttcttttcatatcCTATTTTACAGTTTATGATATCGAAATTAATGTTGAGATGAAGTATGTAATGGTATGTAACAGCGTGTACTTAATGGATTTTATTTGACAGTTGGGCGTGATCTCGTGACTTAGTCGATTGGAAGTACCACGTTaaaattctttgtatttttatttatgctttcaAAAGTTTTCGTTGTTCattgaaataattataaaacatagaaaaataattaaaaacctGTCCAACAAGTTTGAATATATTCTTGAGCATAATCATACAGTTTGAATACAGTTGAGCGAGACAATATATGTTCTAgtaaagcataaataaatttcACATAAAACGTGTGTAAAAATTACGTGGCATTTGATTTTCTTGATATGATTAGTATTCCAATCCAATCATATGTTTAGTCGCAGTTTTATGTGTGTTATTTATCCACGTCAATTGAATAGTTGAATTAGaattataatattatcatttatatttttatttgattatgtCTTTAGTCAAATGATCTCACGGATCGATATGGttcatgtatgttgtgaaaaataatacttttagttgaaaataatatattttaatggaTCAAGTGAAGTTGGAGATCCGTTTCATAAAATTGACTTACGAGATGATATCATTGGTGCTTTTgtatattcattttatttatgtttaatgaTCATTTAAAGATAACAAAGTTGTAATTTTCCATTTTATCTCAAATTTGATCTATCAAACcaaacatattattatttagcCAATAATCACAATATTATTTAAGAGTATGTCTCTTTGTGAGAGGGATTCACGGAGCTATATTCATGAGATGAGTCAACTTAGTTCATACCTTCaatgaaaagtaatacttttgacataaaaaataatatttttcatatatcgGGTAGAGTTTGAGATCGTATCACATAATTGACTTGTATGACAATTTCACATGAGTTTATGTGATTATGAATAAGTATgatttgagacggtctcacgaaatATTTCTTTGTACAGAGTTGAGAAATGTAAAAAAGTTCAGTGAGTAAAAAGTTCTGATTAAAAGTTAAATTTGCTTCATACTGTGAATCTTGTTGCTCACTTCCCGTGGACTTTGTAAATTGTCATAAATTCTTGTGTCTCACTCCAATATTGTTTACCACGTATAAttttctcaataatacatagCTTCAAAGTTCAACAATGATGTCCGCAAGTGTATCAATATCAAACATCCTAACCAATATCTAACCAACTAATTCATGTTTTAGTCCGTCCTTCGTCATTACGAGTAAAATAACCGAATAGCATTCAAATCCCATTTCACCTCCTTACACAAGAGTCGTCATACCAAGAAGTACCAAACTAAAAATCACACCACCATACCAAAGTTCCATCTTGGTTGAACTCGAACTCGAATTCGAACTCAGCACATACAGACTTATGTTGTCTAGGACAGGACCACACAGGACACCATCGCTCGCCCACGTCTCATTGAATCTATAGAACGCTATAGAAGTATCCCTCGAAAATTCGGATGCAATACTAAAACTTACAGAATGTCTGGAATTAGCCGATCCCGTCCCATTACTTTGGACTGTGTAATTCCTTACATCATTCCCCACTTGTAAGAATACCAATAAATCTCCTACACAGGAATCATCAGCATCACCTAGAGTGAAGTTCAAAGTGTAAGTTTTTTCCATTAGGAAAAAGAAATCTGCTTGGATGCCAGATGGATAACCAGAAAATAGCTCAATTGCTGCGTTGCCTCGGGGGACTTTGAAGTGTTTAGAATCAATGTATTTTACGGTTCCGAGGATTTTCCATTGTTGGAGTGGGGTATGGTATGAGCTTGATTCTTCATTTACAAGAATTCCCTCTGAGGAGTTCTTGATGACTGCTGGCCCAATCTCAAAATCTCCATTTGCTATCATGTTACCTGCGAGAAATATCGAATTTTCgaatatgaaaaatatgtctttttttaaaaaaaaaaaaaatttattgggcCGATTAGAGTTGGGGATGAGATGTCTTTTTTAAATTGCAGAGGTACAAACTTAGAATGATAACAAAAGAATTTTATAGCCGAACAATAGCTCGGTTTATGTTATACTTAGTGTGTTACTCCGTCGTATAATTGATATAAGAtgtttattataaatttcaaatatgttTTTGTTTCGAATTCAAATAGTCATATGAACATCGTATATAAAAATACACACAGAGTCAAACtcacataatatcataaaactAACCTCGAAAATAAATAGTTGTCACCTAAGAATTAAGATATGTATGCCTTCATTTCCATATCTTTCAAATAGAATTTCTCAACTTATAGTTGTCAACTCTTAACAAAATGATATATTTAAAATTCGTGAATTTTGATTATAATTTAGCTTTATATGTATAGTTTAGTTTAGTTTTCGATGGTTGACTCGTCAcacggataaagattcgtgagaccgtctcacacaagagaactactcatatatatttatacaaaGGAATAAAAAAGGCTACATACCTTCGTACCATCGGGGCATTCGATTTCTCTTCACAATAAAGTTATCCACAACGGGCCAACAAGTAACATTTCGCTCCAAATTTTGTGTCACACTCATGATCTCGAGATTTATG is part of the Primulina tabacum isolate GXHZ01 chromosome 18, ASM2559414v2, whole genome shotgun sequence genome and encodes:
- the LOC142532439 gene encoding uncharacterized protein LOC142532439, whose translation is MQTRKKVAGRNSQDLPSPRVSRLQKKLVGNVQVQAKKVTELITSSARKKKVVGTLSKAAEEPVGGTNLDTKFRVVEFDDSDVCLSYDAGAGFDSSCIANQGFDNEATNCVMDTIFSPSFHVARSIGAEISRGDFCSFFQHGSQNIEECGNKNTQIDCPGGAGLSPEVSAIYLSMKNSNLECVDENNQDHMSVVVSRDNEDGEEYDDFDPYFFIKNLPDLSSVVPMFRHMLLPKQTRSCPSTSLVLDLDETLVHSTLEPCDDADFTFSVNFNLKEHTVYVRCRPHLREFLERVSRLFEIVIFTASQSIYAEQLLNVLDPKRKIFRHRVYRDSCVFVDGNYLKDLSVLGRDLAQVIIIDNSPQAFGFQVDNGIPIESWFDDRSDTELLLLLPFLESLIGVEDVRPLIAKKYNLQEKIAAAVCPSDYNIGDPFERLCKLLRTPHFTLLRRLCMRSFHFPKHTLLFSLVEILDSSFAIYMASSQVDVEVDRSDAELKHLEFLKILAVHAVVVVSNLYDNAKQNPGPLKSTVETVENAVTAVVEPVYQKVKGVPGDLLVFLDKKVDEAVYKFDENAPPTAKKAVSKARRVVKKASLIAHDLAEEAKVAGPFTAISHAGVISKQIAVNQLALFWFKANQYPALHGASEVAVPAAVHWSEKYNNLVKDMATQGYSLFNYIPLVPVEEMAEAYKQVEEAAGKKTDAGSTSGSESDEE
- the LOC142533980 gene encoding protein BIIDXI-like; the encoded protein is MDRVFQFLLLFFIYVTLSNAADILQNPDFEIPPMNITENATSQLLLLHNKQNPIPGWSFDGTVWYVTPAANLSLPGNGHAVQLGENGRINQTFKGTDDYSDYILTFTLAAQNENCFNNFTAVNVSVLDHEYDDDRSRVFSLERNLSRQLWISYGFHLGSWGSKTDSINLEIMSVTQNLERNVTCWPVVDNFIVKRNRMPRWYEGNMIANGDFEIGPAVIKNSSEGILVNEESSSYHTPLQQWKILGTVKYIDSKHFKVPRGNAAIELFSGYPSGIQADFFFLMEKTYTLNFTLGDADDSCVGDLLVFLQVGNDVRNYTVQSNGTGSANSRHSVSFSIASEFSRDTSIAFYRFNETWASDGVLCGPVLDNISLYVLSSNSSSSSTKMELWYGGVIFSLVLLGMTTLV